A portion of the Blastopirellula sediminis genome contains these proteins:
- a CDS encoding serine hydrolase domain-containing protein codes for MNGRWTRREWLAVAGALAYSPTLFADKPANADLTQLLQTEFKKHGLAALLCGVWRGEENVLSLALGDTMTGVPATTAMHFRTGGVTLSSVSYLLLQLVDQGVLKLDDPIGKWLPDLQKSNEVTLRMLANCTAGYYDYVLSDKFEKDCLDNPFRQWTPQELIAISMAEPMLYQPNKGWNYSHTNFVILGEAIQKATGKPLGELLDKNLIKPLGLKGTKYITTPEIPSPVLHAFTAERGIYEDATFWNPSWTSHSGQMISTLGDLGTLANAIGTGKLLSKEGRKELTAPTAVGLGMNTENLYYGLGIVCANGWLFQNPKFNGYNLAFGYLPEQKLSVVISSIMGPKCAPDTAYATAVFKEVVKTLAPNHLLPDVLK; via the coding sequence ATGAACGGTCGGTGGACGCGGCGCGAGTGGTTGGCGGTGGCTGGGGCTTTGGCTTATTCTCCCACCCTCTTTGCCGACAAGCCGGCCAATGCGGATCTGACGCAACTGCTGCAAACCGAATTCAAAAAGCATGGTCTGGCGGCGCTGCTGTGCGGCGTGTGGCGCGGCGAAGAGAACGTGTTGTCGCTCGCGCTCGGCGACACGATGACCGGCGTTCCGGCGACCACCGCGATGCACTTTCGGACCGGCGGCGTGACGCTCAGCAGTGTCTCTTACCTGTTACTGCAACTGGTCGACCAGGGAGTGCTGAAGCTGGACGACCCGATCGGGAAGTGGCTTCCCGATTTGCAGAAGTCGAACGAAGTGACTCTGCGGATGTTGGCCAACTGCACGGCCGGCTACTACGACTACGTCCTGTCGGACAAGTTCGAGAAGGATTGCCTCGATAATCCGTTCCGCCAATGGACGCCGCAAGAGTTGATCGCGATCAGCATGGCCGAGCCGATGCTCTACCAGCCGAACAAGGGTTGGAACTACTCGCACACCAACTTCGTGATCTTGGGCGAAGCGATCCAGAAGGCGACTGGCAAGCCGCTCGGCGAGTTGCTTGACAAGAACTTGATCAAGCCGCTCGGCCTAAAGGGAACGAAATACATTACGACGCCCGAGATCCCGTCGCCGGTGTTGCACGCGTTTACGGCCGAACGCGGGATCTACGAAGACGCGACCTTCTGGAATCCTTCCTGGACTTCGCACTCGGGACAAATGATCTCGACCCTCGGCGACTTGGGAACGTTGGCCAATGCGATCGGAACCGGCAAGCTACTCTCGAAAGAGGGACGCAAAGAACTGACCGCGCCGACCGCCGTCGGACTGGGGATGAACACGGAGAATCTCTACTACGGGCTCGGGATCGTCTGTGCGAACGGCTGGCTGTTTCAAAACCCGAAGTTCAACGGCTATAACCTGGCGTTCGGCTATTTGCCGGAGCAGAAGCTGTCGGTCGTCATCTCGTCGATCATGGGACCGAAGTGCGCTCCCGACACCGCCTATGCGACGGCGGTCTTCAAAGAAGTTGTCAAGACGCTGGCGCCGAATCACTTGTTGCCGGACGTGTTGAAATAA